In the genome of Tannockella kyphosi, one region contains:
- the proC gene encoding pyrroline-5-carboxylate reductase, whose amino-acid sequence MKVGFIGMGNMASAIASGCMDANFLKVEDCYAYDIGTYKIAESYAIHATNSEKELVELVDVVILAIKPNVMESVLEKIKDSVQDKLIISIVTGYDCSRIESFLPGSAHLTVMPNTPAMVSQGMTLLEAMHTFNEQQMEYAVSLFESIGEVVILPTYQMKGATAISGCGPAFFYMMIEALADGAVLQGVPRDIAYKLASQTMIGAGTMQLETKIHPGVLKDNVCSPGGITIKGVKALEENGFRNAIIQAVEKSSN is encoded by the coding sequence ATGAAAGTAGGGTTTATTGGAATGGGTAATATGGCTAGTGCGATAGCTAGTGGTTGTATGGATGCAAACTTTTTAAAAGTGGAAGATTGTTATGCATATGATATTGGAACGTATAAGATAGCTGAATCTTATGCTATTCATGCTACAAATAGTGAAAAAGAATTAGTGGAGTTAGTAGATGTTGTTATTTTAGCTATTAAACCAAATGTGATGGAATCTGTTTTAGAGAAAATAAAGGATAGTGTGCAAGATAAATTGATTATTTCTATTGTTACAGGATATGATTGTTCACGAATTGAAAGCTTTTTACCAGGTAGTGCACATTTAACTGTAATGCCAAATACACCAGCAATGGTTAGCCAAGGAATGACTTTATTAGAAGCAATGCATACTTTCAATGAGCAACAAATGGAATATGCTGTTTCTTTGTTTGAAAGCATTGGAGAAGTAGTTATTTTACCGACTTATCAAATGAAAGGGGCAACTGCTATCAGTGGTTGTGGTCCAGCATTTTTCTATATGATGATAGAAGCATTGGCAGATGGTGCTGTTTTACAAGGAGTTCCTCGAGATATTGCTTATAAATTAGCAAGTCAAACAATGATTGGAGCTGGAACAATGCAGTTAGAAACAAAAATACATCCAGGTGTTTTAAAGGATAATGTATGTTCTCCAGGAGGAATAACAATTAAAGGGGTAAAAGCATTAGAAGAAAATGGGTTTAGAAATGCTATTATTCAAGCTGTAGAAAAATCAAGTAACTAA
- the ftsZ gene encoding cell division protein FtsZ has translation MDEMIYEEIAKIKVIGVGGGGNNAVNRMTESGVKGVDFIVANTDEQVLHRSPVEHRITLGKNLTKGLGAGGNPDVGRKAALESEEEIREALSGADMVFVAAGMGGGTGTGAAPVIARIARELGALTVAVITRPFNFEGGRKRNLANAGLEELSENVDSIIIVSNERLLHLIGNRPMGEAFTEADNVLRQAVQTITDLIAIPAFINLDFADVCSVMKDRGNALIGIGMASGEDKAKEAAKRAVNSPLLEISISGASDAIVNVTGGAEVSLLDASIALEVITQEVGKEINTNLGIAINEQLGDEIIVTIIATGFEEDKEEKVEKVPVSPTYSSASQEVEEESSEDDLFSSSFLRNRKI, from the coding sequence ATGGATGAAATGATTTATGAAGAAATCGCAAAAATAAAAGTAATTGGTGTTGGTGGTGGTGGAAATAACGCTGTAAACCGTATGACTGAAAGTGGTGTGAAAGGCGTTGATTTCATCGTTGCTAATACAGATGAACAAGTACTACATCGTTCTCCAGTAGAACATCGTATTACGTTAGGGAAAAACCTAACAAAAGGATTAGGAGCAGGTGGTAATCCAGATGTTGGACGTAAAGCTGCATTAGAATCAGAAGAAGAAATTCGTGAAGCTTTATCAGGAGCAGACATGGTATTTGTTGCTGCTGGTATGGGTGGAGGTACTGGTACCGGTGCGGCACCTGTTATTGCTAGAATTGCTCGTGAATTAGGAGCTTTGACAGTTGCTGTTATTACGAGACCTTTTAATTTTGAAGGTGGAAGAAAAAGAAATTTAGCGAATGCTGGATTAGAAGAATTAAGTGAAAATGTAGATTCTATTATTATTGTTTCAAATGAACGTTTATTACATTTAATTGGAAATCGTCCAATGGGTGAAGCTTTTACAGAAGCTGATAATGTATTACGTCAAGCAGTACAAACAATTACTGATTTAATTGCTATTCCAGCATTTATTAACTTAGATTTTGCTGATGTTTGTTCAGTGATGAAAGATCGTGGAAATGCATTAATTGGTATTGGTATGGCGTCTGGAGAAGATAAAGCAAAAGAAGCTGCAAAACGTGCTGTTAATTCACCATTATTAGAAATTTCTATTTCTGGTGCATCTGATGCTATTGTAAATGTAACAGGTGGAGCAGAAGTATCTTTATTAGATGCTAGTATTGCTTTAGAAGTGATTACTCAAGAAGTAGGGAAAGAAATTAATACAAATTTAGGTATTGCTATTAATGAACAATTAGGTGATGAAATTATTGTTACTATCATTGCAACTGGATTTGAAGAAGATAAAGAAGAGAAAGTTGAAAAAGTACCTGTAAGTCCAACTTATAGCAGTGCATCTCAAGAAGTAGAAGAAGAATCTTCGGAAGATGATTTATTCTCATCATCATTCTTAAGAAATCGTAAAATATAA